One window from the genome of Pseudomonas fluorescens encodes:
- a CDS encoding phage virion morphogenesis protein: MTSRLEALEEWAGGLLGQLEPDSRTKLARSIGQALRRSQQQRILAQKNPDGSKYALRKQRNLRGKQGRTKQKVRMFQKLRTASFLKVQGNGNAIGIGFTGRIARIARVHQYGLKDRAKPGAADVRYEKREILGFTDTDLDRIHRTLLDHFV; the protein is encoded by the coding sequence GTGACGAGTCGACTGGAAGCGCTGGAGGAATGGGCCGGAGGTCTACTGGGTCAGCTTGAGCCCGACTCGCGCACTAAACTGGCTCGTAGCATCGGCCAAGCTCTGAGACGCAGCCAGCAGCAACGTATCCTCGCACAGAAAAATCCAGACGGCAGCAAGTACGCACTTCGTAAACAGCGCAACCTACGAGGAAAGCAAGGGCGAACGAAGCAGAAGGTTCGGATGTTTCAGAAGCTTCGAACAGCCAGCTTTTTGAAGGTACAGGGAAATGGAAATGCGATAGGAATTGGATTTACAGGCCGTATCGCTCGTATTGCTCGTGTACATCAGTATGGATTGAAGGATCGTGCCAAACCCGGTGCGGCAGACGTGAGGTACGAGAAAAGAGAAATCCTAGGTTTTACGGATACTGATCTGGATCGAATCCACCGCACTCTGTTGGATCATTTCGTATAA